CTTGGAGCAAGTAATTATTATAATGATATTAATAAGGTTGATAAAAAATTTGATGTAATAATTAGCACAATTCCAAGTAAATACGATGTCTTAGCGTATGCAAGAACTTTAAAATACGGCGGAGAAATGGCAATCGTTGGCTTACCACCAATAAACGAGCAAGTATCAATTAGTCTAAATGCCTTAATTAGAGTAAGTCATAAGAAAATTTATGGCTCATTAATAGGTGGCATTAAAGAAACTAAAGAAATGCTTGAATTTTCATTAAAACACTCAATTTATCCAGAAGTTAAAATTATAAAACCTAATGAAATCAATAAAGCTTATGATGATTTATTGAATAATTCAAATTCTTTTAGATATGTAATTGATTTTAATGAATAAAAATCTAATTTTAAGCCTAATATCTTTAGGCTTAATATCATTTTTAAGCGTATTAATTGAAACTTCTTTAAATGTTACTTTTGCTTATTTAATACAAACTTTTAATATTGATATTAATAAAGCTTCTTTACTTACTTCTATGTTTTTACTAGCAATCACACTTACAATGCCACTAAGCTCATATTTAGTAAATCAAATAAATACTAAAAAACTTTTTATTTTTACTAATTTATTATTTTTAATAAGCCTAATAATTTGCTCAAGTGCAGGTAAGTTTTATATTTTAGTTTTTGCTAGATTTTTACAAGGAATTGCTGCAGGTATTGCTCTACCACTTATGTTTAATATGGTAATTTTTAAAGCTAGTGAAAAATACTTCGGATTTTTGATGGGATTTTGTATATTTTTAGTAGCGACTGCACCTGGTTTTGGACCAATTTATGGTGGATTTATTATGAAATATTTTAAGTTTAAAGATATTTTTATATTTTTAATACCTTTTTTGGTTTTTGCCTTTGTTTTAGGAATTAAAAATATTCCAAATCTTGCTACAAAATACAAATTAAACTTAAAAGAATATATATTAATTGTATTGCTAGTAATTAGTGTTTCTATAAGTATTAAATATATTTATATTGTATTTTTTAGTATTTTAATTATTTTTATGCTAAATAAAAGCAAAATTATTGCAAGTGCTAAGAATTTACAATTTTTCTCATCTACTTTAATTGTATTTTTAATGCAGTTTTTTGCTTTAAGCTACTCATTAATACTACCGAATTATTTAATTATGAGTAAAAATTATGATAATTTTGAAGCTAGTAAAGTAATGCTTTTAGGCTCATTAATTGCTGCTATTTTATCTCCAATAAGCGGATATTTAAGCGATAAATTTGGCTCTTTTAAATTAAGTTTGCTAGGTATTTTTATCATAATAATTGCAAATATTTTATTATTAAATATTGAAGAAAAAACTTTATTAAATCTTTCAATATGTTATTTAATTTATGCTTTCGCACAAGGCTTATCTATGAGTGCTTTAATTTCTTACTCTATAAAAATTTCTAAAGATAAAACAAATGCAAATAATTATATAAATACTTTTCAACAAAGTTTTGGAAGCTATGCTGTGATGATAATATCTATAATTTTTAATAATAATTACGAAATTGGCTTTTTAAATTCTATAAAATTAATATTATTTTTAGCATTTTTACAATTAATCTTAATTTATTTTGCTTTTAGAAAAAAAATCTAGCAATGGGTTTTTAATCATTGCTAGATTTTTTATTATATAAACTTATATAAAGAATGTAAGTGATATAAAATAAGTTGAAAGCTTTATGTGCTCGTTATTTAAGCTTGATTTTTGTAAAATGTAAGTGCTTTACAAAGTGCATAAAATAAGAGTTTTTGCTTTACATTTTATAAAATACTTTCAAAAAACCTTTACAACATACTTTACAAAATCTTTATAAAAGCCCATTAAATCGGCTTTAAAATACTTTATAAAATCTTTTTAAATAAATATATGCAAAAAATATTGCGGGGACATTTGGGGGATATTTTGTCCCCCATAAATAAAATTATAGCAACATTTTAAGCCAATTTTTTATATTAATCTTGACCATTTCTAACGAATGCAGGTTCGTTAAAATCTCTAGTTTTATAATCTACTTTTATTGTTCCACCACTTACTTTTTGCATTTCAGGTTGAACTATTTTATAGCTTAACTCTTCTTCACGCTTTTTGCTCTCTTGCTCAATTTTAGCTTTTTGTGCTCTTGTTTCATCAAAACCTGTAGCTATAATAGTAACTTCAACAGCATCAGCTGGCAAGCTAGTATCTAATACATGTCCGCAGAATACATTTAAATCTTCGTTACTAGAATTTGAAATCTCTTCCATTGTCTCAACAAGTTGGAAGAAAGGAATATTTTCACCATAGCTAAAAAATACTATCATAGCTTTAGCATCTTGTAGGTTAGTTGTATAATTTTCTAATAATGGAGAATCAATTGCATTTGCATACGCTTCTTTAATAGCATTTTCACCTTCAGCTCTTCCCATTCCCATAAGTGCTGTTCCACGATGGCTCATAACAGAAGTAACATCTGCAAAATCTATATTAGTATCAGCTTCAATTAATAACATTTTAATTATGCCGGTTACAGCATTTACTAAAACATCATTAGCAAATTTGTTAGCTTCTCTAGTATTTAAAGTTTTTGGAACTACTAATTTTAACTTATCATTTTGGATTAATATAACGCAATCGCTTTCTTTTTTTAGCTCTTCTAATCCTTTTTCAGCAGCTTTAATTCTAGCTTTTTCATAGCTAAATGGGAATGTAGCAACAGAAACAACAAGTATGCCTAAAGATTTTGCAATTTTAGCAATTACTGGACCTGCACCAGTGCCAGTTCCACCACCTAGACCTTCGGCGATAAATAATAATTCTGTTCCTGCTAAGCGTTCTTTAATTTCATCTTCAACTTCTTCAGCTGAAATTCTACCTATTTCAGGATTTGCACCAGCTCCACGACCATTTGTCTTCTTTGGTCCTAATTGTATTTTAATGTTTGCTTTTGACCTATTTATATCTTGAATATCAGTATTTGCAATCATAATATCTACATTAGAAATATCAACTTTTAAAGAACTAGCACAAGTTTCTACAATATGATTTATCATATTTCCACCTGCTCCACCAACACCAATTACTTTTATCTTAACGCCGCAATCCATTTCACTCTCCATTACTTTAAAATCTATATTATCACCTAAAATATCAAAATCCATTTCTTAAAATATCCTTTCTATATAAGCACAAACTTTCTTCCAAGATTTAGCAAAAACGCCTTCAGATTTTTCTTCATTAGAACTAATCTTTAATGACTCTAATACTTCATCTTTGTCATTTTTTTCAACCTTAAGCAATTTTTGTTCCTTAACATCTATATTTGTGTAATAAGAAGTATTATTTTTAGTTTCTATTTCTTTATCTACCGAAAAATCTATGATTTTTTCTAATTCTGTGGTTTTTTGTCTAGTTAATAAAACACCACTAGAATTAAGCTCATATTTAGTATGAAAACCACAAGAATACATACATAGGCCTAATAAACATGTATATTCAGGCATAGTAAAAATCTCATTATCCCCATAAAATACGCTATTTTTTTCTATAACGGTTCTTACGGCTTTATTGTTAAATTTAGGAGTTGCTCTTTCAGCCATATTGTCTATTTTAAAACAACCTCCAGTTAAAACTACTCTTGAGAAAAATTTCTCATAAGGACTATCATCTATGCTAGCATATATACATTCAAGCATTTCTGTAAGTCTCATATTTACACACTTTGAAACTGATTCAACAGATACTCTATCAAGAGTTTGAGAACCGGTTTTGTAATATTCTACATGGGTGCTATTTTCTTCATCTTTAAATAAAGAAAATTGTAATTTAATCTTATCTGCAACCTCATTGCTAGCGGTAAGATATTTAGCAATATCGCTTGTAATATGCCAAGAACCAAAAGGAAAATAATACATCCATATAATTGAATTATAAGCATATATTGCAATATCGCATACTTGCGAACCACAATCAATGATAGCAACACCATTTTCTCTTTCATCGTTATTTAAACAATAAATTGAATTAGCATATATAGAAGATACTAAAACATAGTTTTTTATATCAGCATTTGATAATATTTGCTTTATATTTTCATAATCATTTTTATTCATAGTAATAATATTAGCTTCCAATCTAAAGCTTGAAGCCATCATACCAAGTGGATCTTCAATATTATCAGTATTATTCGCTCTAAATCTATAAGGTAGTATATGAATTGGAATTTGATCGCTATGAATATCTGCAGATGTTCTAGCAGCATTAATTGCTTTTTCTATATCCTTAATCGTAATTGCCGAGCCATTAGCATCTAGCCTTATGTCAGCATATCCAGTTACAGAATTTGTATAAGCCCCACTAACAGAAACAGCAATTTTATCTATATTAATACTTAAATTTTCCTTAACCTTATTTACTGCTTTTTTAATGGAATTACTTGCGTCATTAATGCTTGTAATTTTTCCAGATTTAATTCCGTAAGTTTGTGCATTAGCAACACTAACTACTTTGATACCTTCCCCATCAAAACTAACAATAGCTACTTTTATTAAACTAGAACCAAGATCAATAGCTAAAATATTCAAAATTCACTACCTTTATAATAATTTTTAATTTCATAACGCTTATCTAATTCTTTTATTAAATCATCAAGCATAAGAGTAAAATTAATATTTTTCAACTCATTACTTAAATCAGTATTATTCTTTTCACTTGTATTATCAACTAATTTTTGAGAAAGTATTTCATATACTAATACTTTATCATTTAAAAGCACATAAGATTTTTTAGTATTTTTTAAAAATAACTCGCTCACAAATGTAAAAAATTCTGTATCTGTTAAATCGGTATTATTTTTAGAAACTTTAGATATAAAACCTATATTTTTTCCATTAATTTTATCTTTTTTTAATTCTTCTTCACCTGTATTTGACAATAATTCTTTAAATTTTAATTCTCTTAAATCTTCTTCTACCATCATTTTAGCTTTTTCAAATTCTAAAGCAGTTGGCTGATTTATTTTATCAAGTCTTACTATGTAATATTTATTATCCATAATAAAAGGCTTACTCATTTCACCTATTTTTAAATCTTTATTTTGTAAAACTAATTCAGAATAAGCATTTTGATTTGTAGTTGATTGGAATTTAATTTCATTATTTTTTAACTTAATGTAATCAAGTTTAGCTTCTTTTTCTAACAAACTTAAAGCAAAATCTATCTTAACATCATTTAATGCTAGTTCATATTCTTTAATTTTGCCTTCTTCATCTTTATAATTAAATTTATTATTTTCCCAATAAGCTTTCATATCACTTTCAATTAAATTGTCTAAATTAGGATTTAATGTATATACAGAATAATCATATGATAGTTCAGTTTTGTATTCATCTTTATGTTCTTGCCAATAAGACTTTAATTCATCTTCGCTTAATTTGATTTTATCTTCTTCTTTAGACAAATCTATAATTTTTAAATTTATCTCATCTTGCATATTTAAACTAGCATTTGCGATTTCTAATTCTTCTTTATTTGCTGGAACTGCTAGCAATTTTAATAATTTAGAAATTTCTAATTTATTTTTGATTTGATTAGCAAAATCTGCTTCACTCATTCTTAAATTTTTCAAATATGTTAAATATTTACTTTTATCAAATGTTTTATCTTCTTCACTTTTATTAAATAACTCATAGCTAGCTATTGTTTTTACAACTTCTTCTTCACTAGCATAAAATCCCAAATCATAAGCATAATTTAATAATAATTTTTCTCTTATTAATTCCACTAATGCTTGTTTATCCAGTCCTAATTTTAACGCTTGTTCTTCTGTTAATTCACCATTAGATAATTGATTTTGAATATAAAATAATTCGCTATATTTATCATTAAATTCTTTATGTGTTACGCCTAAATTTCCTACTTTTGCTACATATTTGCTTCTTGAACTATTTAAATCTACACTACCCCAACCAACAGTTCCTGCACCAACAAATGCTATAACGCTAATCCAAATTGTAACAACTAAATATTTTTTATGACGCTGCATCCAAGTAATCATTATTTATCCTAATTTCAAGTGTTTTTAAAGAAAAATCCTATCTTATAAGCATTAACAAAGATTTAATTTATAAAGAAATTTTAGCCTGTAAATCTATGTCAAAAATTTTAGAAAATAAACCATTAAAATCTCTATCAAAAATCAATAATCCAAAATTCTTTATCATTAAAAAATTAGATTTATTTTTTCTTAATTTATCTATTAAAACATTCATATCTTGCAAAATTAATTCATTTTCTATAAAAATATTTTGATTTTGATATTTCAAACTTGAACCATTGCATATTTTCATTATATCTTTAGTGCAAACTACAGCTATAACTTTAGCTTGTGAAAAAGAATTATATATTTTTGAATGTAATTTTGCATATTTGCAAGCATTATATTGTTTATAATTTTCATTTAATAATAATTTAATAAAGAATGAATTATCATCATTAAATATTGTATTTTTGTTTATTAAAAACGCATTATCTTCAAATCTTGAAGATATAGAACCATTAAGTCCATATATAAAATCTTTTTCATACATTATTTTTGCATATTTTTTGATTTCAGCAAACATTATTATATCCTTGTTAAAAAGTTTTATTTATTATATATACAATATTAAATTACAAGGTAAGCATTTGCAAATTCATATTCCCGTTTTAAAAGATGAAGTAGTTAAATTATTTAAAGATTTAGATAATGGTTATTATCTTGACGCGACTTTGGGCTATGCAGGACATGCTAGTGCTATATTAAAAAATAATAATAAACTAAATCTAATAGCGTGCGACCAAGATATAGAAGCCATCAATTATTCTAAAGAAAAATTAAAAGAATTTAATGTAGATATTCAAATTCATAAAACAAATTATGAAAATATATTTTCTTTCATTAATAACAAAAATGAAATTAGAGGTGTATTAGCAGATATTGGAGTATCTAGTTTGCAACTAGATAAAGATGATAGGGGTTTTTCTTTTGATTCTAGTGAATTAGATATGAGAATGGATAAAAATAAAGATTTTGATGCAAAAACTCTAATTAATACCTATACTAATAAACAACTAAGTGAAATTTTAAAAAATTACGCAGAATTACCAGAAAAACTAGCTTCTGATATAGCTTCAAATATTATCAAAAATAGACCTATTAACTCTTGCAAAGAACTTAGTAAAATAATAGGAAATGCAAAGTTAAACAATCGTAGTGTAAGCCTAAAAACTTTAATATTTCAAGCAATTAGAATTGAAGTAAATGATGAATTAGGAGTGCTTAAAAGATTTTTAGAGCAACTGAAAGAATTTAAAAATTGTCTAATTTGTATAATTACTTTTCATTCTTTAGAAGATAAAATAGTAAAAGACACTTTTAAAAAATGGGCAAACAATTGCATTTGTGATGAATTTGCAATTAGATGTGAATGTGGTAATAACCATTCCTTAGGAAAAATTATTACTAAAAAACCAATTGAACCTAGCAAAGAAGAAATAAAATATAATTCTAGGTCAAGTTGTGCAAAACTTAGAGCGTTTTATTTAAAATAATGAAAAACATAAGAACAAGTACAGAAGAAAAAGAAGAATTACTAATAAATAAATACCAAGATTATTCTATTTTAAGTTTTAACAAAAGGCTAATATTATTATTTTTTATAATAATGATTATATCAATTAGCTTAGTTTGGGTTAGACTTCAACTCTATGAATCAAGTAAAGTTTATGCTCAATTAAAAGATAAAAGAGAAGTATTAAGCGAAGAAAATAAAGAGCTTAAAAGAAAAATAGAAGCTTTACAATTTAAAAATAAAATTACAAATTATTTTGAAGTGCAATATGGAACTAAATAAACAATATTTTATTAATTCGTATCAAAAATTAAAAGTGTATTTTCATAAATACGACCCTAGTAATTTTTCATTACTATACGCTATGAAAGCTTGCGTTGGACTTGCTATTTGCTTAATCATAAGCTATTTTACAATTCACGAAAACTATACTATTTTTAGTGTTTTATCTTGTGTTTTTATATTTTATATGAACAATTTTAATGCAGTTGGAACTAAGAAAATATTATATTTGCTAGCTTTTACTTTTTTTGGTTGTTTTTTTGCTCTAGTAGTTCCTTATTTAATAAAACTTGATTTTTTTATGGCAATTCCTAGTTTTATTTGGATTTTCGCTGTTATTTTTGCAGGTGCAATTTCACAAGACGCACTAAAAGTTGGCATATATGCAACCTTACTTGTTATGGCTATGTTAATTAGTGCTAGTCTAAATAATTTTGATTCTTTAGAAGTATTTTATGCGACATTAATTGGCTCTTGCGTAGCAACTATTTTTAGAACTTTTGCATTTTATACTTATGGTGGATTTACTAGAAGAAGTTTTATAATGCTTTTAAATGATTTGATTTATATGAGTGAAAATATGACAAATAGCAAATATGAAATGTGGCAAAATTTATTCGTAACAAGGATAAATGAATTTAAAAGACTTTTTGAAAGTAAATCAGTAAATATAAAAGACTCAAGCCTTATAAGACACCAAGAAATGGCTATGTTTTATTTGCTAAAGTGTGAAGAAATAGCACTTGCTTTATTTTCACTAAGGACATTTTTTAAACAAAATTCAAAAAATGCTCATATAAAAAATATTCAAAATGAAATTATTTTTAATCTTGAAGAATTAAAAAAGATATTTAAAGATGAAAAAGTCAATCTCAAATCATTTTGTCTTGATAGATTAAAACAATTAAATACCTTACCAATATTATGCACCTTAGTAGAGGTTCTTTATTACAAGCTTGAATTATTTAAACAAGGTGGAGCAAAACAATTAACCTTAAAACCAAAAGATAAAAAAATCACAATTAAAACTATTTTAGAAAAGTTTCATTTTGATAATAAGTATTTTAAATTCTCAATAAAAGTTGCATTAGCAACTTCGTTTTCATTATTTTTAGCATTATTTTTCAAAATTGACCACGGAATTTGGATAGCGATGGGTGTTTTTACAATGTTTAAAGAAACCATCAATTCAACTACAATTAATAATAAAGAAACCATTTATGCAGCACTCATAGGCTTTGCATTAGGACTTTTAATTATTTTTTCAATACATTCAAAATTAATTTTTGTAGTGCTATTTTTATCATATTTTGCTTGTATATATTTTAAGCATTTTCCATATTTTATAGCAACTATTTTTATTATGTTAAATCTTGCTATTTTATTTGCGAGTTTAGGACTTGATTATGAAAGATTACTTGTATATAGATTGATTGATTTTATTGTAGCATTTTTTATAGTTTATACCTTTTCGTATCTTTGGCCTAGCAAAAGCGAAGATGATATAAAACCTACTTTAAAAGACGCAATAAATAATCTTAAAAACTTCTTAAGTGCTGTTATTAAAAAAGAAGATTATTTAAATTATGAAAATAAAATTTTATTAAATATTAAAAGCCTTAAAAACCTTTTATACGAAAGCAGAAACAAACATAATAAAATTGAGCAAATTAGACTACTAGAAGCAGTTTTGGAAATGAATAACTTATGTATATCATTAAATGAGTATTTATATTCAAAATATAATAAAATTCAATTAAAAGAACAATCAGATATTGGAATTTTAATCACTAGATTTAAAATGATGGAAAATATAAGCAATGACTTGCCTTATTATTTTTATGATGAAATAGATGATAAAATTCTAACAAACGATGAGAGAATTAAGTATTTTATAAACCAAATCTCAAAACGCCAAGATATAGTATATAAATATCTAATTGATAACTAAAATCACTCTAATTCAACTTGCTCTAATAATAATTCATCGCCACTTTTAATCTCAACATTATTGCTAGAGCAATTTTTGCAACAAAACTCATTTTTATTTTGAATAAAACTACAATTACAATCTTTGCAAAAAAGTTCAAGTTCTTTTAAAACTACTTCTAATTTAGCATTGAAATAGCTTGAATTATTATCGCTAGTAAAAGCATTGAAAGCTTCTTTAAAATAATGCTCTTCAACCCCACTAAGCCTACCTATACTAACTCTTACTCTAGTAATTTTTGTAGCTTTATTATTGATTCTAATTCTTTCACACTCATCTAAAAGATTATTAACAATTGCCATTTCATGCATTAGCAAATCCTTGGCAATAATTCGCCTTTTGGCATTTGTA
This is a stretch of genomic DNA from Campylobacter sp. RM12651. It encodes these proteins:
- a CDS encoding MFS transporter, encoding MNKNLILSLISLGLISFLSVLIETSLNVTFAYLIQTFNIDINKASLLTSMFLLAITLTMPLSSYLVNQINTKKLFIFTNLLFLISLIICSSAGKFYILVFARFLQGIAAGIALPLMFNMVIFKASEKYFGFLMGFCIFLVATAPGFGPIYGGFIMKYFKFKDIFIFLIPFLVFAFVLGIKNIPNLATKYKLNLKEYILIVLLVISVSISIKYIYIVFFSILIIFMLNKSKIIASAKNLQFFSSTLIVFLMQFFALSYSLILPNYLIMSKNYDNFEASKVMLLGSLIAAILSPISGYLSDKFGSFKLSLLGIFIIIIANILLLNIEEKTLLNLSICYLIYAFAQGLSMSALISYSIKISKDKTNANNYINTFQQSFGSYAVMIISIIFNNNYEIGFLNSIKLILFLAFLQLILIYFAFRKKI
- the ftsZ gene encoding cell division protein FtsZ, with protein sequence MDFDILGDNIDFKVMESEMDCGVKIKVIGVGGAGGNMINHIVETCASSLKVDISNVDIMIANTDIQDINRSKANIKIQLGPKKTNGRGAGANPEIGRISAEEVEDEIKERLAGTELLFIAEGLGGGTGTGAGPVIAKIAKSLGILVVSVATFPFSYEKARIKAAEKGLEELKKESDCVILIQNDKLKLVVPKTLNTREANKFANDVLVNAVTGIIKMLLIEADTNIDFADVTSVMSHRGTALMGMGRAEGENAIKEAYANAIDSPLLENYTTNLQDAKAMIVFFSYGENIPFFQLVETMEEISNSSNEDLNVFCGHVLDTSLPADAVEVTIIATGFDETRAQKAKIEQESKKREEELSYKIVQPEMQKVSGGTIKVDYKTRDFNEPAFVRNGQD
- the ftsA gene encoding cell division protein FtsA, whose protein sequence is MNILAIDLGSSLIKVAIVSFDGEGIKVVSVANAQTYGIKSGKITSINDASNSIKKAVNKVKENLSINIDKIAVSVSGAYTNSVTGYADIRLDANGSAITIKDIEKAINAARTSADIHSDQIPIHILPYRFRANNTDNIEDPLGMMASSFRLEANIITMNKNDYENIKQILSNADIKNYVLVSSIYANSIYCLNNDERENGVAIIDCGSQVCDIAIYAYNSIIWMYYFPFGSWHITSDIAKYLTASNEVADKIKLQFSLFKDEENSTHVEYYKTGSQTLDRVSVESVSKCVNMRLTEMLECIYASIDDSPYEKFFSRVVLTGGCFKIDNMAERATPKFNNKAVRTVIEKNSVFYGDNEIFTMPEYTCLLGLCMYSCGFHTKYELNSSGVLLTRQKTTELEKIIDFSVDKEIETKNNTSYYTNIDVKEQKLLKVEKNDKDEVLESLKISSNEEKSEGVFAKSWKKVCAYIERIF
- a CDS encoding peptidylprolyl isomerase — its product is MITWMQRHKKYLVVTIWISVIAFVGAGTVGWGSVDLNSSRSKYVAKVGNLGVTHKEFNDKYSELFYIQNQLSNGELTEEQALKLGLDKQALVELIREKLLLNYAYDLGFYASEEEVVKTIASYELFNKSEEDKTFDKSKYLTYLKNLRMSEADFANQIKNKLEISKLLKLLAVPANKEELEIANASLNMQDEINLKIIDLSKEEDKIKLSEDELKSYWQEHKDEYKTELSYDYSVYTLNPNLDNLIESDMKAYWENNKFNYKDEEGKIKEYELALNDVKIDFALSLLEKEAKLDYIKLKNNEIKFQSTTNQNAYSELVLQNKDLKIGEMSKPFIMDNKYYIVRLDKINQPTALEFEKAKMMVEEDLRELKFKELLSNTGEEELKKDKINGKNIGFISKVSKNNTDLTDTEFFTFVSELFLKNTKKSYVLLNDKVLVYEILSQKLVDNTSEKNNTDLSNELKNINFTLMLDDLIKELDKRYEIKNYYKGSEF
- the rsmH gene encoding 16S rRNA (cytosine(1402)-N(4))-methyltransferase RsmH, whose translation is MQIHIPVLKDEVVKLFKDLDNGYYLDATLGYAGHASAILKNNNKLNLIACDQDIEAINYSKEKLKEFNVDIQIHKTNYENIFSFINNKNEIRGVLADIGVSSLQLDKDDRGFSFDSSELDMRMDKNKDFDAKTLINTYTNKQLSEILKNYAELPEKLASDIASNIIKNRPINSCKELSKIIGNAKLNNRSVSLKTLIFQAIRIEVNDELGVLKRFLEQLKEFKNCLICIITFHSLEDKIVKDTFKKWANNCICDEFAIRCECGNNHSLGKIITKKPIEPSKEEIKYNSRSSCAKLRAFYLK
- a CDS encoding FUSC family protein, producing the protein MELNKQYFINSYQKLKVYFHKYDPSNFSLLYAMKACVGLAICLIISYFTIHENYTIFSVLSCVFIFYMNNFNAVGTKKILYLLAFTFFGCFFALVVPYLIKLDFFMAIPSFIWIFAVIFAGAISQDALKVGIYATLLVMAMLISASLNNFDSLEVFYATLIGSCVATIFRTFAFYTYGGFTRRSFIMLLNDLIYMSENMTNSKYEMWQNLFVTRINEFKRLFESKSVNIKDSSLIRHQEMAMFYLLKCEEIALALFSLRTFFKQNSKNAHIKNIQNEIIFNLEELKKIFKDEKVNLKSFCLDRLKQLNTLPILCTLVEVLYYKLELFKQGGAKQLTLKPKDKKITIKTILEKFHFDNKYFKFSIKVALATSFSLFLALFFKIDHGIWIAMGVFTMFKETINSTTINNKETIYAALIGFALGLLIIFSIHSKLIFVVLFLSYFACIYFKHFPYFIATIFIMLNLAILFASLGLDYERLLVYRLIDFIVAFFIVYTFSYLWPSKSEDDIKPTLKDAINNLKNFLSAVIKKEDYLNYENKILLNIKSLKNLLYESRNKHNKIEQIRLLEAVLEMNNLCISLNEYLYSKYNKIQLKEQSDIGILITRFKMMENISNDLPYYFYDEIDDKILTNDERIKYFINQISKRQDIVYKYLIDN
- a CDS encoding hydrogenase maturation nickel metallochaperone HypA, encoding MHEMAIVNNLLDECERIRINNKATKITRVRVSIGRLSGVEEHYFKEAFNAFTSDNNSSYFNAKLEVVLKELELFCKDCNCSFIQNKNEFCCKNCSSNNVEIKSGDELLLEQVELE